The following are encoded together in the Clostridium sp. BJN0013 genome:
- a CDS encoding ORF6N domain-containing protein, translating to MNEVIIVNSNQLRIKEYKNQRVVTTWDIARLHNIDSKIIRDNFRNNKSKLIENEDYFLIPKQSNFASDLIVSKEVDYHALNAAKEIVAFTESGYLMITKPMQDELSWQVQRQLVKGYFKLQEIKQKVEENFNETSNKSPNNQLEKLENVNKSLEFLTPLLDYAGVDNTIKLLVAKSFFSKAGIDIPVDIQADQKYYDTKQIGNMIGMYSKSGKPAYMAVNEILKLLDIEESEKTAVWETNGAWQGTVTKYSDSVVNKVKEWLEENDHPADIPSKNKTFHVSYSGGVQL from the coding sequence GTGAATGAAGTTATAATTGTTAATAGTAATCAATTGAGGATTAAAGAATATAAAAATCAAAGAGTTGTTACAACGTGGGATATTGCCAGATTGCATAATATAGATTCTAAAATAATAAGAGATAATTTTAGAAATAACAAGTCGAAGCTTATAGAAAATGAAGATTATTTTCTAATTCCGAAGCAAAGTAATTTTGCTAGCGATTTAATCGTCAGCAAAGAAGTTGATTACCATGCTTTAAATGCAGCTAAAGAAATAGTAGCATTCACAGAAAGTGGATATTTGATGATAACAAAGCCAATGCAAGATGAACTATCTTGGCAAGTACAAAGGCAATTAGTTAAGGGGTATTTTAAATTGCAGGAAATCAAACAAAAGGTTGAAGAAAATTTTAATGAAACGTCAAATAAATCCCCAAATAATCAATTGGAAAAACTTGAAAACGTAAATAAGTCATTAGAGTTTCTAACACCATTATTAGATTATGCCGGAGTAGACAATACTATTAAATTATTAGTAGCTAAATCCTTTTTCTCAAAAGCTGGAATTGATATACCTGTAGACATACAAGCAGATCAAAAATATTACGATACTAAACAAATAGGTAATATGATAGGGATGTATTCTAAATCAGGTAAGCCAGCATATATGGCAGTAAATGAGATATTAAAATTATTAGACATTGAAGAAAGCGAAAAAACAGCAGTATGGGAAACTAATGGAGCGTGGCAAGGAACAGTTACTAAGTATAGTGATTCGGTGGTAAATAAAGTAAAGGAATGGCTAGAAGAAAATGATCATCCCGCAGATATACCAAGTAAGAATAAAACTTTCCACGTATCATATAGTGGAGGTGTGCAATTATGA
- a CDS encoding cell wall-binding repeat-containing protein — translation MKRKLIEFICVVAVTLLFGISVKADSLQVNRLGGYSRYETNINVVQQGWQKSDYAIVVGGENFPDALSATVLAKKYNAPIFLTLPTGIDYTIENEFDRLGVKKVFIIGGPGVISTLTEDTLDQKGIEYERIYGTNRYQTSIAIANKIGTQNGVVVATGDDFADALSVAPIAGKLQMPIILSQQGVLDSIQKKFISENTISKTYIIGNTDIISDNVASKFPNVQRIATESDRFSRNLDIIATFGNDIDFSTAILAYGGDFADALSASALGALNGNPIVLTGEYSLFKYTEKANNNLIETLLGNVGVKNIYKLSFKGSIIDSGLDNIINGTNALSTIKSKVTLGSNLVFGSTGTYSYDGSNYYRISLYHEVNNKPVNNFYQYDFLVDALTGDTYKIDNTTNEITPLNITNIEDTTSASILTPEQALDLVKSKVKLDDGYSLDISSDESYRIANYNDENYYRVVENYKDYYEVCEYLVNMKTGQIIKHTQEGYAPMD, via the coding sequence ATGAAAAGAAAACTCATAGAATTTATTTGTGTAGTTGCTGTTACTTTACTTTTTGGAATTAGTGTTAAGGCTGATTCTTTGCAAGTTAATAGGTTGGGTGGATATAGCAGATATGAGACAAATATTAATGTTGTACAACAAGGCTGGCAAAAATCAGATTATGCAATTGTGGTAGGAGGAGAAAATTTTCCAGATGCTTTAAGCGCTACAGTTTTAGCTAAAAAGTATAATGCACCTATATTTTTAACATTACCTACTGGAATAGATTATACCATAGAAAATGAATTTGATAGATTAGGAGTAAAAAAAGTTTTTATAATTGGTGGTCCTGGTGTAATATCCACTTTAACAGAAGATACTCTTGATCAAAAAGGAATAGAATACGAAAGAATATATGGAACAAATAGATATCAGACATCAATAGCTATAGCTAATAAAATAGGTACTCAAAATGGTGTGGTTGTTGCTACAGGAGATGATTTTGCAGATGCTTTATCAGTAGCACCTATAGCAGGAAAATTACAGATGCCTATAATACTTTCTCAACAAGGTGTTTTGGATTCTATACAAAAGAAGTTTATTTCAGAAAATACTATTTCTAAAACTTATATAATAGGTAATACAGATATAATAAGTGATAATGTAGCTTCTAAATTTCCGAATGTCCAGAGGATAGCTACGGAAAGCGATAGATTTTCTAGAAATTTAGATATAATAGCTACTTTCGGCAATGATATTGATTTTAGTACAGCAATATTAGCTTATGGTGGAGATTTTGCAGATGCATTAAGCGCATCTGCCTTGGGAGCCTTAAATGGAAATCCAATAGTTTTAACAGGTGAATATTCATTATTCAAATATACAGAAAAGGCAAATAATAATCTTATAGAAACTTTATTAGGAAATGTCGGTGTTAAAAACATATATAAGCTATCATTTAAAGGAAGTATAATTGATAGTGGCTTAGATAATATAATAAATGGAACTAATGCTTTAAGTACTATAAAATCTAAAGTAACACTTGGATCAAATTTAGTATTTGGTTCTACGGGAACTTATAGTTATGATGGTAGTAATTATTATCGTATATCTTTATATCACGAAGTGAATAATAAACCAGTAAATAATTTTTATCAATATGACTTTCTCGTAGATGCTCTAACAGGGGATACTTATAAAATAGATAATACTACGAATGAAATAACGCCATTAAATATTACTAATATAGAAGATACAACTTCTGCCAGTATTTTAACTCCTGAACAAGCATTAGATTTAGTTAAATCAAAAGTAAAATTAGATGATGGATATAGTCTTGATATTTCGTCAGATGAATCGTATAGAATAGCTAATTATAATGATGAAAACTATTATCGTGTGGTTGAAAATTATAAAGATTATTATGAAGTATGCGAATATCTAGTTAATATGAAAACAGGACAAATTATAAAACATACTCAAGAAGGATATGCTCCAATGGACTGA
- a CDS encoding phage tail tip lysozyme has product MSIQQTVWSFLRGKGLPEKSCSAVLGNIQAESDFDETKIEVGSGNGFGLCQWTGERRIQLKAYGIDLTHQLNFLWAELSGDVGNTGASLQWIDRSGYLSHSAFMSGNGSIADLTAAMCYCWERPGIARLAIRQQSAQDYFNQFTGATGTPSANNQQTMAIESTNYEVVSGSQKQGQILYGRRYRVTVTDAQGNGIDVSQLRCVFQVKKTIQMEPNFSQITIYNLNAQTENAIMLSATRVTLEAGYEGKQYGLIFDGDILQTIRDKEDSTTYRLTIIALDSDRAINYDIANYSVLRGQTARTLVDHIINKAQYPVALGSISSQLDNAPKLTRGKVFFGKSSDYLRQIAESNKCKYYMEDGKLNIINVADLPEGEIFDLSPSSGLIGTPEQSEYGITGKCLLNPKIKVNTLIHIDNSLVRARQIDTTNSSNTVPASSNNASSGTRQTIIAKAAEIVQKCQEGKAIYVLGGRGTNSAGQEMYDCSIFAETCYAAAGITMTAPSGSQYSKCSGSGGFVSTDFNRLRTEGKAGDLLFVGAGGNTHVAIYDGNGGQYAAHSHYPNDTTKDIRHDSTIEGYHFTSWGRLAELANSDNGIAPSANGNTTGTNAVQTSPFRSLDQDGIYRCIACTYSGDTRGDQWECEFITIDQLGGAIPIVTN; this is encoded by the coding sequence GTGAGTATACAACAAACGGTTTGGAGTTTTTTAAGAGGCAAAGGCCTTCCTGAGAAAAGCTGCAGTGCGGTTCTTGGCAATATACAAGCGGAATCCGACTTTGATGAAACAAAAATCGAGGTAGGTAGCGGGAATGGCTTTGGATTATGCCAATGGACTGGCGAAAGGCGAATTCAATTAAAAGCTTACGGAATAGATTTAACACATCAATTAAATTTCTTATGGGCTGAATTATCAGGAGATGTTGGAAATACAGGAGCATCATTACAATGGATAGATAGAAGTGGATACTTGTCTCATAGTGCTTTTATGAGTGGAAATGGGAGTATAGCAGATTTAACAGCGGCAATGTGTTACTGTTGGGAACGCCCTGGGATAGCTCGCTTAGCTATAAGGCAACAGTCAGCACAGGATTACTTTAATCAATTTACAGGCGCAACAGGTACCCCTAGTGCTAATAACCAACAAACTATGGCCATAGAATCTACAAATTACGAGGTAGTATCAGGAAGTCAAAAACAAGGTCAAATTTTATATGGTAGAAGATATAGAGTTACAGTAACCGATGCACAAGGGAATGGAATAGATGTATCACAGTTAAGATGTGTATTTCAGGTTAAAAAGACTATTCAAATGGAACCTAATTTTTCTCAAATAACTATTTATAATTTAAATGCCCAGACTGAAAATGCAATAATGCTATCTGCTACCAGGGTAACACTTGAAGCAGGATATGAGGGAAAACAATATGGCTTAATCTTTGATGGAGACATATTGCAAACAATAAGAGATAAAGAAGATAGTACAACATATAGGCTTACAATAATAGCCTTGGATTCAGATAGAGCCATTAATTATGATATAGCAAATTATTCTGTCTTAAGAGGACAGACCGCTAGAACACTTGTGGATCACATAATAAATAAAGCTCAATATCCCGTAGCTTTAGGAAGCATTTCAAGTCAATTAGATAATGCACCAAAGTTAACCAGGGGTAAAGTATTCTTTGGAAAATCCAGCGATTATTTAAGACAAATAGCTGAAAGCAATAAATGTAAGTATTACATGGAAGATGGAAAATTAAATATTATAAATGTAGCAGACTTGCCAGAAGGAGAAATATTTGATTTAAGTCCTTCATCTGGATTAATAGGTACTCCCGAACAAAGTGAATATGGAATAACAGGAAAATGCTTATTAAATCCTAAAATAAAGGTAAATACACTTATACACATAGATAATAGTTTAGTTAGAGCAAGACAAATAGACACAACAAATAGTTCAAATACTGTGCCAGCTTCATCTAATAATGCTAGTAGTGGAACAAGGCAGACAATTATAGCTAAAGCCGCAGAGATAGTACAAAAATGTCAAGAAGGTAAAGCTATATACGTACTTGGTGGAAGAGGTACCAATTCAGCAGGTCAAGAGATGTATGATTGTTCTATATTTGCAGAAACTTGTTATGCGGCAGCAGGAATAACAATGACTGCTCCGAGCGGAAGTCAATATTCTAAGTGTTCAGGGAGTGGAGGTTTTGTATCTACAGATTTTAATAGATTAAGGACAGAAGGAAAAGCTGGAGATTTATTGTTTGTAGGTGCTGGAGGTAATACTCATGTTGCTATTTATGATGGAAACGGCGGCCAATATGCAGCACATAGCCATTACCCTAATGATACTACAAAAGATATAAGGCATGATAGCACTATCGAAGGATACCATTTTACTTCTTGGGGACGTCTTGCAGAATTAGCTAACTCAGATAATGGTATAGCTCCTAGTGCAAATGGAAATACAACAGGAACTAATGCTGTTCAAACTTCACCATTCAGATCGCTTGATCAGGACGGTATTTACAGATGTATAGCTTGTACCTATTCAGGAGACACACGGGGTGATCAGTGGGAATGCGAATTTATCACTATAGATCAATTAGGGGGAGCGATCCCTATCGTTACTAATTAG